From Erigeron canadensis isolate Cc75 chromosome 5, C_canadensis_v1, whole genome shotgun sequence:
GTGTTTTATCAACACCATATCCTATTTTGCGTTTAAGACAAACAGTCTACACTTTATAGTAATAATTTAGAAAACATAAACCATAACTTAGCTGACAGATTAAAGTTGAGACACGACCTCGACCTCGTATCTAGAAACACATGACAAACGGTCCAAAAATATTGTTTACTTATGTGCATGAATATTAGCAAAAGTAATGACATACGCATTTCAAGAGCAACTGAAGATCATAACCTATGATTGCACGGTTTAAACTTTGTTTAATGATGATGGCTTGAGTTTCCCCAGATCAGTAACAGAAAAAGTAGATAAGcaaaattataacaaaagtTGCAATGACCCTTAATTTCTGCAAATGTGCTTTGTACAGCGTGTAAAGCTTGTCCACGTCAAAAGGCACACTTTCTAGTATCAGTTCTAACATTTCCTATCAAACATAAATGAGATAAATCCAGTTAGAATGATAGACCATGCAATATAATATAAGTGTACAACAAAGAAATCCAACTAAATCGAAGAGGCCAAGGGTCTAACACCAACCTGAACTTTGTTTAATTGTTCTAACTCTTCCTATcaaacataaaatgaattactCCAGTTAGAATGATAGATCAAGCATATAACTAAAATTTACAACAAAGCAAACCAATTAAATCAAAAAGGCCAAATGCCTAACACCAACCTGAACTTTGTTTAATTGTTCTTCTAACTCTATGAGTTCTTGTTGTTTACTATCAATCTCAACAATCATCTGCTCACTTTGCATTGCTTGCCTACAATCAAGGGTGAAAGTCAATTAGCTGTATATGTAAACATTTCATCTTTTTAGTTCTTTTTTAGTTCTGTTTTGTAAATTTGATAAGAATTGCCATACAATCAAACTTAAAAAGTCAATTCACCGGACCTTTTGAGTTCCTTCACCATCACTTCCATTTCTCTTATGAATTCGGCACCATCCCTAGAACAAGTCAAGGTTCAACTCTTAGCCACCTTCCGAACAAGCACATAAGATTTCTCCCATTACAGAACTTAACTTGTGCCTTGTGTGCATGTGTCAATATGTGTGTAAGCAAGAGATAGAGAGACTCAACTGTAACAGAAGACATATGTCATTAGTCTGACGATAGAACTCAAGGTACATCATATGTGCATCATCATCTAACTTCTTTACACAATCTTTCATCGGAGATTTTACATCACAGTAAGGAAAAAGTTGATCTCTTTTGTCCTTCCAAACACAATCAGTAAGATTCCAAGCTAACCTTGACCGCCCTTCTTCACCTAGAATCTCAGAACATCCTATAGCTATACTATCATATACAGATTTCAAGCACGAACTTGCATTAACTTTTTCACTCGATGTTATTTCTTCCTTACTATAACCAACCTCCCCACCAAAAGCAAAAGAACAACTATACGATAGCAATACTAGCACCAATAACATCCCTACACTAGAACACTTCATATGACTCATATCGGATACAATGTGTAACAACAATAGACCTGTATACAAACCGTAGAAGTTCGATTAGTGGTGCAATGTAATACAAGTCAGCATCTAAGAATCGATGACAAAATCTGTGAAAGAGTGGTCGGCATCATCATATATAAATCACATTTAATAGCCAATTAAACTTGTTTGGAGTTTTGAttcatattatcaaacatttGGTGATTCATTTAGTATTTACGCACTTACAGTCGGATAGTAGTTTCGGCAAATGAACTATGGAACAAAAACTCAAAGAAAAGTTTTTCTTCTCGAAATACAACAATAATAGACCTGTACAGAATAACACAAACCGTAAGAACTCGATTAACAGCAAGAACGTACAACGTAGAATAGTTAGCATCTGAAGATACACAAAAACTATGAAATACCGTTCATTATCTAATTTAAACCTATAGGTGTAGCCTATCTGATTTGTTTGAGCCAGCGGTAATTAAACCTataggcgcatataagaaggattatgttggttacctggatgtgatatttatatgaattttcccccactttgatatatagacccacgtagatgcgctataaccttaaataatttctttaacaccagttcaagcatacatgtagcgaagtaaatgtactcctattacaactaatgaccattttaaaaaaattaatgacttaaaatgcatagaaaagtcttatttagcactaaaataaaccaaatatacctcataatttcatcacaaatttgataggttgttctttgtataagatttgaaatttgttgatcattcattttaactctaatagcaccagtggcatctagaatcctaacttgcacattaaacctaccaaaaaaaaaaaacagagatacaattttaccacccaacttaatgattatagagttttaatatgaaatatagaaaaaaaatctaggattgatgagaactccttccttgttacatgaacaacaaatccacattttgttgtcccttaaagcatcaataatgtcgacttcatccatgtagagatcggtcaacttaacttgttgagaacagttcacacactccattgaataccataactggtcggttggaataaaaccgattgttgcaacaacaacaaccactttatcaaactgtcaaaatgaaaatgtttatacattagaatgttaaaaagctagttataaattcgaaagaaagttatgtcaaaaagtaatctaatcaaaaaagaaaaattcacaaacaatgaatagttacatgttcgtccatcaagatcatctcaatactacttatgttattaacatctccatatagaggttgtttccatagccgcaaaattctaaccgttattgtacatggcttattatttggacgcaaatttctaattgaaacatggtttagtgaagccatgctaaaattgatctgttatgtgtttacgttttgaaatgtcttaaaactgaatggaagtggccttatatagacatagacatgcaaggaagtaaccgccacaagcaatacacgaacggttacacattcaaattttcgaaaatttgaacttcttgaaagcataactaatccgttttcgaaaatttgaacttcttataaaagtaactaatccgtagaccttccaaggagcaatattgtaataatttttgggctttcttgcatttttaagcatgccacataggcaataactaacaaattttgaagtgagatttatataatgtagggatatGTAAATTTATTGGTTATCCATTCTTAAAAACTAATGTATCCTAATATGTGTTGTTGTCCAATAACTACTTTTTCTTTTCGACATTTTTAGCTATTTTTGATATATCCATTTCTGCATCTGTTATATTCGAGAGGGTAATACTTTTAGAAGTCTCTTGTAAAAACATCGTTATATTTATGAATGATATGTGATGGACAACTTAGTTCATATCTATTTAGGTATGTGAAGTGATATTAATATCATATAAGT
This genomic window contains:
- the LOC122602202 gene encoding protein GAMETE EXPRESSED 1-like produces the protein MSHMKCSSVGMLLVLVLLSYSCSFAFGGEVGYSKEEITSSEKVNASSCLKSVYDSIAIGCSEILGEEGRSRLAWNLTDCVWKDKRDQLFPYCDVKSPMKDCVKKLDDDAHMMYLEFYRQTNDICLLLQDGAEFIREMEVMVKELKRQAMQSEQMIVEIDSKQQELIELEEQLNKVQEELEQLNKVQEMLELILESVPFDVDKLYTLYKAHLQKLRVIATFVIILLIYFFCY